The Myxococcus virescens DNA segment CTTCCTGCTCACCGCCGGCGCCATTGGCGTGCTCTACAAGGAGAACGCCTCCATCAGCGGCGCGGAGGTGGGCTGCCAGGGTGAAGTCGGCAGCGCCTGCTCCATGGCCGCGGGGGCGCTCACGGAGGTCATGGGGGGCACGCCGCTCCAGGTGGAGAACGCGGCGGAGATCGCCATGGAGCACAACCTGGGCCTCACCTGCGACCCCATTGGCGGACTGGTGCAGGTGCCGTGCATCGAGCGCAACGCCATGGCCTCCGTGAAGGCCATCAACGCCACGCGCATGGCCCTCCACGGCGACGGGCGCCACTTCGTCAGCCTGGACAAGGTCATCCGGACGATGCGCGACACCGGCCGCGACATGAAGGACAAGTACAAGGAGACGGCGCGAGGGGGGCTGGCCGCCAACGTGCTGGAGGTGGCCAACCTGAGCGTGGGCCTTCCGGAATGCTGAGCCGCAACCAATCTCCGTCGTAGTCGTTGTGCTGTGCGTGGGTTGCGTGGGGCGCCGGACACGCTTTAAGACGCGCGCCAGGAGCGCGGCCATCCCAGGCCGCCTCCTGAGGACCCGCTCCCCATGCTCAAGAAGATTCTCGTCGGCCTCGCCGCCGCCATCCTGCTGCTCGTCGGCTTCGTCGTCACCCGCCCCGACACGTTCACCTATCAGCGCACCGCGGTGCTCCCCGTGTCCGCGGACATCGCCTTCGCGCTGGTGAATGACTTCCGCCGCTGGACGGATTGGTCCCCCTGGGACGGTCTGGACCCGCAGCAGCAGCGCACCTACTCCGGCCCGGAGTCAGGCACGGGCGCGGGCTACGCGTGGGTGGGTAACGACCAGGTCGGTGAGGGCCGGATGACCATCACCGACAGCAAGGCCAACGAGCAGGTCACCATCAAGCTGGAGTTCATCAAGCCCTTCGCCGCCACCA contains these protein-coding regions:
- a CDS encoding SRPBCC family protein, which codes for MLKKILVGLAAAILLLVGFVVTRPDTFTYQRTAVLPVSADIAFALVNDFRRWTDWSPWDGLDPQQQRTYSGPESGTGAGYAWVGNDQVGEGRMTITDSKANEQVTIKLEFIKPFAATNTSTFAFSAAEGGTQVVWAMSGENNFMSKAMSLLMDMEAMIGKDFEKGLATMKDVAVADAKKRAEAEAARVAEEKARAEAEAAAAAAPAGEGAPAVAAPAVP